One region of Thermodesulfovibrionales bacterium genomic DNA includes:
- the argJ gene encoding bifunctional glutamate N-acetyltransferase/amino-acid acetyltransferase ArgJ: MGKENAMTPKGYLFSAAEAAIKKPGRKDLALIFSEQEAVMSGNFTTNRVKAAPVKLDMKRIRSGRGRAIVVNSGNANACRGEEGMRDALEMTELVSCALGINMKGVYVCSTGVIGTPLPMGRIRPVIPKLTKGLGKSTVDDVAAAIMTTDTFPKVVSRRLKLADRTVTITGLCKGAGMISPLMATMLCFILTDARIARSALDAALSLAVRESFNKITIDGDRSTNDTVLVMANGMARNETVEKGSADFKKFVRALSDVTSALSRMIVRDGEGATKLVEIEVRNAKNTRDAEKAAFSVANSLLVKTAIYGNDANWGRIMAALGHSGISMREEKTDISFGKVRIVLRGLATGKEGEAADVLRQREIRITINLHIGNSSARVLTCDLTEDYVRINAEYRT; this comes from the coding sequence ATGGGTAAAGAGAACGCGATGACGCCGAAGGGTTATCTCTTCTCGGCTGCTGAAGCAGCCATCAAGAAACCGGGAAGGAAGGACCTCGCCCTTATCTTTTCCGAGCAAGAGGCCGTCATGTCCGGCAATTTCACCACGAACAGGGTGAAGGCGGCTCCCGTGAAGCTCGACATGAAGAGGATTCGGAGCGGCAGGGGTAGGGCGATTGTTGTGAACAGCGGCAATGCCAACGCCTGCAGGGGCGAAGAGGGGATGAGAGACGCCCTGGAGATGACCGAACTGGTCTCGTGCGCTCTCGGGATCAATATGAAGGGTGTCTATGTCTGCTCCACTGGTGTTATCGGAACCCCGCTGCCGATGGGACGGATACGGCCGGTGATTCCCAAGCTCACAAAGGGTCTGGGGAAATCTACAGTGGACGATGTTGCCGCAGCGATCATGACGACCGACACGTTTCCGAAGGTCGTGAGCAGAAGGCTCAAGCTTGCTGATAGGACCGTTACGATCACCGGCTTATGCAAGGGGGCGGGGATGATTTCTCCCCTGATGGCGACAATGCTCTGTTTCATTCTTACGGACGCACGCATTGCCCGTTCGGCCCTCGACGCTGCCCTGAGCCTCGCCGTTCGGGAGTCCTTCAACAAGATAACCATTGACGGTGACAGGTCTACCAATGACACTGTTCTCGTCATGGCAAACGGCATGGCACGGAATGAGACGGTGGAGAAAGGCTCGGCGGACTTCAAGAAGTTTGTCCGGGCGCTCTCCGACGTGACATCCGCTCTCAGCAGAATGATCGTGAGAGATGGTGAAGGCGCTACGAAGCTGGTGGAGATAGAGGTGAGAAATGCGAAGAACACGAGAGATGCGGAAAAGGCGGCATTTTCCGTCGCCAATTCCCTCCTTGTAAAGACCGCCATCTACGGTAACGATGCGAACTGGGGAAGGATCATGGCGGCCCTCGGTCACTCGGGCATCTCGATGAGAGAAGAGAAGACCGACATCTCTTTCGGCAAGGTGAGGATTGTCCTGCGTGGCCTCGCCACCGGAAAGGAAGGAGAAGCGGCCGATGTCCTGAGACAGAGAGAGATCAGGATTACCATCAATCTCCATATCGGCAATTCTTCTGCAAGAGTCCTCACCTGCGATCTCACGGAAGACTACGTGAGGATAAACGCCGAATATAGGACGTAG
- a CDS encoding branched-chain amino acid transaminase produces MIQKTKKIWMDGEFVDWDKANVHVLTHSLHYGLGVFEGIRCYKTKKGPAIFRLKEHVKRLFGSARIFLLDMPFTLREIEQAIVETVRINGVKECYVRPLVYIGYGAMGLYPKENPVRVSIAVWPWGAYLGEEGISKGIRIKVSSFIRNHVNSNMTRGKVCGYYVNSQLAKKEAIACGYDEAILLDTEGYVSEGSGENVFMVRNAMLKTTPLTSILEGITRDSIIEIARNERIQVMEDRFTRDELYIAEEAFLTGTAAEVTPIREIDGRIVGDGKPGRITKRLQSLFFDVVTGKNKKYESWLTYV; encoded by the coding sequence GTGATTCAAAAGACAAAAAAGATATGGATGGATGGCGAATTTGTCGATTGGGACAAGGCGAATGTGCACGTCCTTACCCATTCGCTCCATTACGGTCTCGGGGTATTTGAAGGCATACGATGCTATAAAACGAAGAAAGGCCCAGCGATCTTCAGGCTCAAAGAGCATGTGAAGAGGCTTTTCGGCTCCGCCCGCATTTTCTTACTCGATATGCCTTTTACACTGAGGGAGATAGAACAGGCTATCGTCGAAACGGTCAGAATCAATGGGGTAAAGGAATGCTACGTACGTCCCTTGGTGTACATAGGGTACGGTGCGATGGGGCTCTATCCGAAAGAAAACCCGGTAAGGGTATCGATCGCTGTATGGCCGTGGGGCGCATACCTCGGAGAAGAGGGGATCAGCAAGGGGATCAGGATCAAGGTCTCGTCGTTCATCAGGAACCATGTCAACTCCAACATGACGAGGGGCAAGGTCTGCGGCTATTACGTCAACTCCCAACTGGCGAAGAAGGAGGCGATTGCCTGCGGCTATGATGAAGCCATTCTGCTTGACACGGAGGGCTATGTGTCGGAAGGAAGCGGAGAAAATGTGTTCATGGTAAGGAACGCAATGCTCAAGACCACACCCCTCACCTCGATCCTTGAGGGCATCACAAGGGACAGCATCATTGAGATAGCTCGCAACGAACGCATCCAGGTCATGGAAGACCGGTTTACCCGGGATGAGCTCTATATAGCGGAGGAGGCGTTCTTAACCGGCACGGCCGCGGAAGTAACGCCGATCAGGGAAATTGACGGGAGGATTGTGGGGGACGGGAAGCCGGGCAGAATCACGAAAAGATTGCAATCGCTGTTCTTTGATGTCGTCACCGGCAAGAACAAGAAGTACGAATCCTGGCTGACCTACGTTTAG